CCAATGCTAGcataacaaatataaataataagaatgatataaataatataaatgatataaatgatataaataatataaatgatataaataataaaaatgatataaataatacatataatgttcataataatgacatttttgatatattcaaaaaagGAGAGGAAGAAGGTTGCACAGGAGAACTGGaacaaaaattaattaatggacagaaatttttaaaaaatgatttacatgaaataaatgaatataataataataataatgagaaagattttattaatttacGTAATGGACAACACAGTGAATATAACATGTATATGTTTGAAAGTAAAGGAATTGTCT
The Plasmodium gaboni strain SY75 chromosome Unknown, whole genome shotgun sequence DNA segment above includes these coding regions:
- a CDS encoding hypothetical protein (conserved Plasmodium protein, unknown function) → MLDNFIHHFIQKASTNASITNINNKNDINNINDINDINNINDINNKNDINNTYNVHNNDIFDIFKKGEEEGCTGELEQKLINGQKFLKNDLHEINEYNNNNNEKDFINLRNGQHSEYNMYMFESKGIVSNDFYRILYECAQASSAKPYLVDVCVNKYFKKYKIKFSQTCLSCFSTFIGCTFISCNKECSKNQCNDECKVCSDSHCFKKLLECTKLEALPDPCK